The following is a genomic window from Carassius carassius chromosome 24, fCarCar2.1, whole genome shotgun sequence.
GAAATTGTAAAggataatactttttttattaaaatgtgagATATTATGAAATGACCACggatatgtattttatttatttattgttttatgaaaTTGTGTCCTGAAGTTCTtgaacagttatttttactgatatTGTGTTACTACAACATTCACTATATATACATTATCAGTCGTTCATTTAAAATCAGCATTTaggaattatttctgaaggatcatgtgaccctgaagactggagtaattatgctgattGGAATTGAgccttgcatcacaggaataaattatatttgaaaggatattcaaatagaaatccattattttaaatggtaaaaatatttcacattattactgtttttgttcctgtatttctgatcaaataaatgcagccttgacgagcagaagagacttctttaaaaaaacatcttactgatcccaaatttttgaatggcagtgtataatatatatatatatatatatatatatatatatatatatatatatatatatatagatagatatatatagatagatagatataacgtTAACGTTATAAGTTACCCATTACCTGACTCATGCATAACTCCCCCTAAATATGCCGGTTTAAATTTGAGGTCGATGTTCCAAACCTTTCTATAGCGACACAGCACCTTAAAACACGAAATCAACAAATATGAGAATATCTGGAGCAGACAATTGACTTAAGTTACTTTaagtggggaaaaaaacattacGCACCTCAAATGCCAGCCAGGAATACGGAGAAACAACATCATAGAACAACTCGACCACTTTTCTTGAACTGGACATCTGTTAAGAAAAACCGCAAAACCAAAATCTAAATATGGATTATTCGAATCATGTCATTTGCATGCACGCGAGCACCTTACCCTTACTGCTTCACTTGTGTACTTGAGAAACCGTGTTAAAGTTCAACGCAGTTAGATCAAGAGATATTATTAACCTGACTGTTACACCAACCACTACAAAAAGCCCCTCATTCGCTAGAACATTTTACTAGAACGACTGTTTGAATTCTATTAACTACAAAGTGTATTTGTACATATTATGAACGACGTTTAGGAACAACACAGACAGAAATCATATACTCGTCTCGAAATAGTGATGGACGCTTTCAAACTCAAAACACTGCGTTTTGAGTGCTTCAAATCAAACGTAATAATTTTCTGAAGCAACTGGTTCAACTGATTCAAAGTTTCGAAAAGTTTAATTTCTTTCTCACATCACTACTCGAAAGTAAACAAGcttgccgcacaagccctgaaaagtgaagccaaaacgtctcgatcgccccctggtgagtggtcctagtataggtcataaaccccgcctccccatgttattcaatgggacgcgagaccaactaaacaattaaattacccttcaaatatcttttttccgaagctgttttttgtcatttactgtagtttgtatcacgctaatgtaaattcaagtgttcgtttttaaaataagttgtttttagacgtcgtgattgacagctgtgattgacagctctctggaggaggcactgaagcgtcaacaggcttttttcatgatcttcggaggactgaggagattgtatttaccttattttaatgagattggagtggaacggagcagacagagttcacaggagcaggactccacttccaaaagtcgtggcctggtggttagagaatcggactcccaatcgaaaggttgtgagttcgagtcccgggccggcaggaattgttggtggggggagtgcatgtacagttctctctccaccttcaataccacgacttaggtgcccttgagcaaggcattgaacccccaactgctccccgggcgccgcagcataaatggctgcccactgctctgtgtgtgtgttcactgctctgtgtgtgtgcacttcggatgggttaaatgcagagcacaaattctgagtatgggtcaccatacttggccgaatgtcacttcaccttCCTTCACCTTCCttcaaaacagtgcagattacggtatgtgcattctgcgagggagagtgagggcggggcacaggggcggggcacaggggcggggcacaggggcggggccgtgcttgctactgcgcagaaaggcctttctatacatgtctatttttatttttattttattttatttttttccaaacttTATTATGAACAATGCACAGGACAATAGGTACAGAGAACACTACAAATACTGTGAAACCtgcacaacaaaaaaaagaaatgtacagaCCAGAGGATAATAACATATTAATTTATAGAAGgggaaaattaaaatatattcagttccTTCAGGAGATGAAATGTTCTTGTAGCcttcatattttgcatgttttctattgttttgtaatatgttttaaagtcCAGATGAAATACATTAAAGCTAGGTTGTGAATTAGaccatttacatttgtgaatatggtaTTTTCCGAAGATAATAAACAGTtgaataacaaaaattaaatttttggacaaaccacataaataaaagtataacatGACATCAAAAATATTGATTCTGACGTTTACATTCAATTTTGTGATTATAAATTCTTCCAAATCAGACCAAAATTTTTTTGTGTACATACagtgataaaataaatgaaaaatagtcTCCCTATTTGATTGGCAAAAGACACAATACTCttctatgtttattttaaatcttcTTAGCGTATCTTTAACAGGATAAATttgatgtaaaattttaaatgaaacttcttttattttattattaatacaatatttataaatagtaGTGTTTGCCTTTTCCCAATTTAAATCACCCATGGTTGAATACCAAAAAAACTTTGCAGCAGGTGGAACCGAGCATGAAATTTgatttctaatatatttattgGTGTATTCTTTCTTTGTAATGTCTGTATCTCCAATAAAAATTCTATTAAATTCagcactaatatctgtaaatgatATGTGTTTTAGAATTTGAAGTGAACCTGCAGGGATTGCATCAAATACAACTGCGTATTCTTTtgttctatacatgtctatgcagGCAACACTTTCCGTAGAATTACGTCACCTCCACAAATGACGCGGACGTAAGTTATGTCACCTCTTTGTACGTAATGTTAATATGttctgtacttttatctttgttaCTTTTACCTAgtagaaataataagaaaaataataatcgatACTTATCTTTTACGGTTTATGACACAACAGCGGttttttaaccccccccccccccagcaatTTGCACTAGACATCCACAATTCATATTTTGAGGGATTCTgccttttgttcttttgttttaccAATGTACAACTGCCAATGTAACATTCCATGCATTTTTAGAAAGTTAACCTTATGTTTGTGATATTTAgcagtgaaaaaataaattaaatattaaataaattattaaaataatacctcAACcagaactttgtttttttttattttgtattttaagcaaaataacaacatatacatataaaccacagtaaaataatgaagaataatTTCCACAATTTAgcagttttaattgtttttgagtaataataataaacacatctTATACTACACTGAAAACACATGGACTGCAAGTGACCATAATTGTTACAGTAAATACACaatgtgtgtgcacacacacacactttactctTCAAGACCTCCATCTTCAGTGAAGCAATCCCAGCTACAGTAGCCAAGGTGGTCATCTTCGGATTAAACCCCAAAAGCACTCCCTATTATCCATTTCCCTGGTGACCAGCCCCACAGTCTTTGTGAAGCTGGCTGCACTGTAGGCGACTGCACCTAGAGATGATGTAAGGCTTTCTGTACTTTATGTGATAGTGTCTCTTTAAATAGATcatagatcgctatctgcgcaggcgcaagtccaagatgtcagcgccatatcgggacactggcggcttcagttttgaccaatggaagagagcgaaggcgagtcgtccatctttttttacagtctatggttctaAAGTTAGTGAAGAATTTATAGAAGAATTTGTAGATTACATTTGCTTAAATTGAAAagcaaatgcaataaaatgcttGCTTCGATTAAAAACGAATCGCCAGCCAGGTTTGTTCACACCGTGGTTTGTAGTTACTGATAAACTTTCGCAACAAGTTACAAAATATTTGAGGAATGACAGAACAACTCGAGGCTTGAGCGCCTGGCTGTATCAGTGCTCCGCCCTAGCAGTCACAGTGAAAGTCCCCGTCTGTTGACGGGGTTGCCAGATAATCATATTGTTAATGCgtcttcatttaaacataatgttCCTGAATATGGGGGGTTAAGTTTATTATTGTAAACCTCATGAATAAAACCTGCAGTTTTCTAGTCTTTAGATAAATTTTTTACTATccgaaaatgtataaataaatcataagaaGAGGAACTCTCACATTACACCAGCACTGGTGACTGATAGGACTTTTATAAagctattttttataatttctatataatttatttgtattatatcgACCGAAGCCGTATCATTTGTTTCCTATTTTCTCACTGTATTAATTTGCTGTTGAGTTTATTATTTATATCTGGCAACCCGTAAAGCGATCCACGAACATATGCGGTAGTAGGAagtgttcaggacagaacacgcCAGTGCGCGGGCGATTAAAGGAGACTGCAGGATATTTTAATATCCGCCAGAGTATATCGTCTTTGATAGCACACCTCCATTAATCACTGCTGTAAGTATTGTTATGGTTATTTCAGAATTAAAGGGGATATATATTAGATGCTTAAATGTTCCAATGTCAGTCTGCATATCTGCAAGGCTATTACAGTAGATTCATCTCATATGATTCAAATCACTGTTCAGATAAACATAACCTCAACATCCTGTTGTTGAATTTTTTAGTAATGATGGGATAGTCAAAATATGGGATGACTGGTGTCAAATGTTGGCAGTTTTCCAAACTGAATAAAGTGAGAGTTTACAAGAAATTCTGTTTTctctcctttagttttcattttggaTGTCATTGGGGACCAGCAATTGTttagttacccacattcttcagaatcttcttttatgttcaacagaagaaagaaaaaaaaattgaggttGGGTAAGTGATGCTAATTATATTTTCTtcggtgtactatccctttaatccaAGTCACATTTCATTCGAATGTTAGACTGATAAGCTTGACTATGAAATATGATATCCTAAACAGTGAGACAGTTGTTATACTTTGTTATTGGTGTAAACAGAAAGATGTCACCAGATGAATTGGTCTACCTAGGCATCCTTGCTGCATCAATACCTGTAGGATTCCTCTTCCGCTACCTAAGTAAGTCTGGCCATGTTATTCTTCATATTAATGTGTAAAAAGTCAGCCTGAAATGGAAATGCATCCTATCTTTTAAATGCATGTTCTAAATCTTCTTGTAAATGATTCAAAGAACATTTGTTTatgattgatttaaaaaataataataatttaccctCGTAATTGCAGTAATTGTGACTTATGCAGGACAAGCTCATATTTATCTTTCTGTATTGATAAGTATAATGCCCATGTCTCAAAATCCAATCTACAGCCGATTCATGGAACCAAGTTtccacacttatttatttatttttcgatgATCTATAACTCTCAGATTTATGTCACAACAGAGATGTATTCAGAATCGTGAATTTAACAGCCCTTAATAATTTTCCTGTGTATTGTTTCCCAGGTCCTCCAGTCAAGCAGGGGGCAGCATTGCTGTTAGGTTTGATCATCTCCATAACAACCTGTGGGCTTCACACTCTACATTCTCTATGTACAGTGTTAGGAACATGGCTGATTATAAAAACCAACTGGCGGTTAGTATGATATCTGCACTTTTACATTGGGTTTGGCATGAATCTTCTGTAACCTTGTGCCTtctgccttgttttttttttttcgtttagaaGTGCCCCTGCTCTGTCTTTGGGTTGGACGTTTCTGTACCTCCTCTTTTTCCGTCTGGTCACCTGGTTTGGCCTCCCTCAGCCAACACCTTTTGCCAATGCCATTCAACTTCTGTTAACACTGAAGGTAAAACACAATAAAGTTAGACTTTTTGTCCATGTTTTAAACTTATTTAATGAGTTTTGTTTCGAATACACAGATGGTCAGTTTAGCCAATGAGATTCAAAGTTATCActtggagaagaaaaaagaagTGAGCGCCTTTACCAAATCCCGAGTAGTGGGAGGACTTTCCCATGAGCCTTCACTTTATGACATTATATCATACAGCTACTGCTATGTGGGCATAATGACAGGTATTTTGCATTTTACACGATTTTTGTGTTGATTTGAATATGTGGGAATGCTTTTGAGTCTATACATATGTTGTGAACTATTTGTTTTGCATGTATGCTAAcgtgtctctctctgtttttctctgctACTAGTTCAGTAATGTGTGAGTCCAGTTTATTTTTATAACTGATTGTGTTTATCATTGCTTCTCTTTTGTCATAATTTGTTCTCCCAAACCATGGCTCATTTTTCATTCCAATATTCCTTTTGATTCCATACCTTTACTCCATTCTATCTCAATATCGTGTGTTATCTTTGCACATCTAATTCATGTCTTCATTGATAACTCTTACCATTCTCTTTTCACGTTCCTTCATTTTCCATTCTTTCTCCCACCCACTCTTGCCGGTGTTCTGCAGGTCCCTTCTTCCGTTATCAGACGTATGCAGACTGGTTGCATCAGTCTAATTCTCTGTCATTGCCCGGTAAAGAGCCCTGCCTGCAGAGGCTGAAGATGGTGCCCGTTTATGGAGCTCTTTTCATAGCCGTCAACTCTGTCTTTCCCTTGTCCTATGTCCGTACTGATGAATTCCTGGAGCACAACTATTTTTACAGGTAAATTTTTCTGAATTAAAAGACCATTCCAAACTGAGTCTAAAAGTAAATGCCAAAGGAGATGTTAAAATTAAATCATACTGCATCACTAATTTTTATCATATTGAGAATAATAGTGGTGTTATATTTCAGGCTTTTCTACATGGTAGCAATATTCTTTGTATTCCGGATGCGTTTCTACTCTGCGTGGTGTGGGGCAGAGGCTGGCTGCATCAGTGCAGGTCTAGGCTGTTACCCCCATGGGGCGCTTTCCAAACCTGGAGGAGGGCCAACGGTGAAATATAGGTAGGGTGATTCACTTTATTACCGGATAGAGTCGTAATGTTTGACTGTAACTTGGAAAAATGATGATTTTAAAGTCCACCTACAGATATGTTTATACCAGGGAATAACAGTGTACATTCTTGATAGGATACAATAGAACTTGAATTACTCAAGAAGAGAAATGAAGATTTTACAGTAATGGAGCAGGATCCATTACTGCATTAGAGGACAGCatcactaaatatatattttctctaccatttaaaagtttagggattttgttaatgtttttgcaagaacttttatgctcaccaaagctgcattttgttaaaaaatacagtaaaaacagtggtAATGTGCAGTATCACTGAAATGTAAAATAGCTtttctaattatatatttatatatatattattatattttgaaatgtaatttatttctttgatggaaATCAGAATTTTGAAAAGTCTTGCTACAGTCTTCAATGTCATAAGATCCTTCAAGAATCATTCAAATAcagtgatttggtgctcaaaaattattattattattattatcattactattaaaGTTGCAAACAGTTGTGCTGGTAATTTCTTAAGCGTGTATCTACAAGATTCTTTAGCTAGACTATCTACAGGAAATTAGAAGCTCACTTGTAGTTTGATCATGTGGTTGATAATGGTaacaaaatgttgtttatatttcAGTCCTGATCCAAACACAGCTGTGGAGTATGACTTTAAAACGATCCAGAACATCGACTGTTATAATACAGATTTCTGCGTAAAGGTTCGGCATGGCATGCGCTACTGGAACATGACAGTGCAGTGGTGGCTTCACAACTACATCTACCCCAATACTCCTTTCAGAGCATATGCTCTCAGGTAAAAGCATGTACATTTCAATTGACTTTCAGTTGCATTGTGCTCTTATTGACCATCACTAATCTTCAACTTTCTCTTTCTTACATTATGCCAGGGCTGGATGGACTATGTTAATTAGTGCTTATTGGCATGGCCTCCATGCTGGTTACTACCTCTCTTTTCTCACTATCCCATTGTGTATAGCAGCAGAATCAGCCATGGAGGCATCAGTCAGAGCCCGTCTAGGGCCGATGGGCCAGAATATCTTTGACTGGATCCACTGGTTCCTCAAGATGAGGGCTTACGACTACATGTGCATGGGATTTGTTCTCTTGAAGGCCAGCGACACCATCAACTACTGGAGCTCCATATACTTCATAATTCACATCATTGCTGTTATTTGTATAGGAGTAGGACAAATGATGAAAGGaggtaaaaagagagagagaagggaacGAGGTGAAGGAGAGAAAGAGGATGTGGTAAGAGAGAAGGCTGAGTGAAATGAATGTGTGACATGCTGATCGTGGTGATAACCCGGAGAGTTCGTATGTTTATGCAAAACCATTTCTCAACATGAACTGTAATAGCCATCAACGGCCATTAAaggtactgtattttaaaaaaaacaaaacaaaaaaaaacacacagacagaagaGTAATAGATAATAGACCCGAGgacaaaaatctttattttattggCAGTGAAAATAGCTTTCAAATCATTTCCATCATTTTAATGTTATCTGTGGTTTTGTTACTTATATTGAAAAGTGCTTCTTTTGTGCAACTGTATATATTTATCCTGACCAGTTCAGTATTGTTTAAATTATGATCTTGTTGCTGTAAACAATTTCTAAAGGAGGTTTGTATTTTAATAGTGGTTCTCTGCTCATTAGTGACCTTAGGACTCAAATGACTGTAAGTACATATTAATTAAGTACTTTATAACTGAATCAATTcatttccaaaaatattttacaaaaacatttacaaataaaaaaaaaaataactgttgcaCCCATTTCACTATGAGCACAAATTTGTGGTGATTTACTCTCTCTAATAGTGTATTGGAGGTAATACAACCTTTATAATAACAAGGTGTATGTATGGAACATTAAAGTTAGTCTGCCTTGTTTTTCATACATTCTGAGGGATGGATTGAGGATCCATTTTCTGAAAGTAGGAGTGaatgtttttgctattttcattCGTTTTTCAGTTTAATACCACATGATGTAAAGTGCTTAAAAATATCAAGCTAGGATTTTGCACCAATTCATGTTtctaaagtaatgcattattacTTAGATCTCTTCAAAAGAGCTCAAAAGTGCTGTTCTTACAAAAGCACAGTCTGGTTCTATAACATTCAGAATATTTTGTCCTGGTACACTGGAGGGAAGGGCTGGTGTTTAGTTTATTGATCGGTTGAGATTGTATCATGGTTCCTGTAATGCTACCTGCTATGTTGTATCTCTAATGTTTTTCTGGAGTATTAAACACAAAATGTGCCATTCCAAtctttgaggtttttttttcattaaaatcacaGTGATTATTTTTCATCCCAGACAAACTTCCTTTTCTAGGTGGAATGTCAGTTTGAAAGACAAAATGTGTTAAACTATCATCTGATTTTTAAATGAAGTGACGGTTTTCAGTACTGTTTCAAACATTTTTGTGatggatattgtttttttttttcgttttctttctttctatattAGCTCACATTCTGCTCTGACTTACACTACCATGTCAAATTTTGGGGATGgtaggttttttttcttcagatttttgcaagaaatctcttatgcttaacaaggctgaatttatttgtttaagaatatgataaaaaaaaaagtcacaaattaCTGGAGTTTTAAACTTTTATATGGTAATATGTAATCtgttataattaaatgtattattaatttataatgattttaattttcacacaatccttcagaaatcattctaatttgctgatttggtgctcaaaaatcaAATTGGTGCTCTTTTCtcattgtcaatgttgaaaagagttccgttgcttaatatttttgtgcaaattaTGGTACAGTTTTTCACTATTTTTTTGTAGAAAGTTCTACATTTCAACATTTGCAATATAAATGTTGTTAATGGAGATGATGATTTTGCAATTGTACTGTCTTGATTAATGCTTAATTTGCTATAAACAGAGGTACTATAACCTAAGTAGTAATAATGCTTTTGCTTAAGTACAAATATGTAACCCTGTGATGAATGCTATATGGAAAATGTATTGAGTAACTTCACTAACATTaagaaaactgcttacttgcatgaAATTTATGTAGTGACTGAGTTAGAGTAGAAACACTTATGtattagaaatagtttttatgATCAATGGACAATATAGTAGTTAATATGTATTTCACAGATGGTTAAgaggaaaaagaagaggaaaagggctaaagcaatgcgaagtaaacaactgaaagccTCGGCAGAGGAGTTGGCAGCACTCCAGGTGATGACATCAGAAGAACCAGCGGTCGACGTCTGTGTataaaagactgagagagagactcgACGGACGGATACTGAACAAGCACAGTATCCCTCGACGCCTGATACCATATGATTATACCTTGATTTTGTAACTTTACTATTGTACTttgatataactttttttaacttgaataaaacttgtattttattattgacaAGTTAATGGTCTGCAAGAGTAGTAATTTAAGAGCCGTAGCCTAAGTAAGAACTGACCACAGGGAAGTCTGCTGAGCAAGTTGTAAGTATTCagaatgtgacgtcatgcgcgttctcgtctacttgggcttacaaccgtacggcacgccagccattatattaagcagcggcaatagtgttttcaaatggactgcggatggaaagaagcgaccagcctccagcacaattcatacacccacggacactcctcctaagtaaaaaaaaaaaaaaaaaaaaagagagtgcgtactgagaacgagcatgagactggctgcagttcctctaacggccactggtgtcagtaacggttacaaatttcagaacctacgcaatgctcctttaatgtaTAACGTAGCCTACCAACTGTTTCGTTTTCGCTCTTTTTTTCAACCccattttagttaatgttttataagttgcactgagagATGgacgtttttagtttttaattatctTGTTTATTAACAATGTGTGATAGTTATAAGATTTGATAGTCTGTTAATATAAAGAATGGCTCATGCAGCAAGGTTATGCCCCTTGTCTCCATGACAACACTTTTAACAGGCAATAAACCACAGGAAGACGCTGACCAAAGCTCATAACAAACTAGaatttttattcaacaaataaACTTCGTTCTTCAATTATTCATCATTTAAACTGTGACAACGAATTAAGTAAATCTGATATCGGTgcacagagaaagaaaaatgcTTTAAAGATATTCACGCATGGTAACAGGATCTATCAATAGGTTGCCTGTGAAGCTTGTGTTTTGGTGGTAATATGTACAAGGAAGTGTTTCCAAAGTTTATTTCCATGAGACTCAAAGTTCAGATGACAGAGTCCTGACACACCTGTGTTCTTATACGTCAGTATAAATTCGTCTTATCTGCACTACTGACAGCTGCGGCTTCCGGACTgtgctttttgtctttttgtttgttaTATGTGGAATCCACGCTGATTGTACCCGTTTCTGATGGAGCTGAGAGAATTCAACAATCAAGTCCATCCATCTCCAGGTAAgacagtgtgaatgtgtgtataacTGAATTAATGTTGTACATGTGTAAGGGGGGTTAGCTGGCAATTATTCCCAAGTAGGAGAACTTCAAATGTTTGTCTACATCTatacactttttacattttatttacagtcaaATAACTGGAAAATCATAGGCTCTTATAAGACATTATGTTGGTGACACTATATTTGACAGTTCCATAACCGCTGTAAACTGTCAATAATTTTACCATCCTGTATATTATGTTAATATACTGTATTGAGTTTATGTTTCTTGCTGTAAAATGTATTGAAAGTAACACTACagtgaaataataatttaatcttttgaataatcttaaaaaatgtgatttacaCACATTTAAGATTTACATTTAAGATCTGTATGGTCTTGTAACATTTATTACACTGAATAGTGAAAATCTAACAGAAATTATAACTGACCCTAGTTTCACCCCTTTTCAGTGTTAAGTCTAGGGGTAAAGTCTATGCTATTTTAGAAGTGTTAAGGAGAACTGATAGGGATATGTACTGTGTATAGGACTTGGCTATATATAGAAATGTAGTGCATATCAGAGCTGATGGGAAATGCTGCTCCATTTTGTTCTCAGTCCCAGTTTTAAACACAACCATTACTGTACTTGACTATAATGTCTCCCAGTACAGTTAACTGTCAGTATTATTCTTTCTTTGCAATAtatagttttacatttaaatttacattaccattacatttagtcatttagcagacgcttttatccaaagcgacttacaaatgaggacaatggaagcaatcaaaaacaacaaaacagcaatgatatacaagtgctgtaagaagtctcagttagtttaaacacagaatacatagcaagggcttttaaataatataataaataaaaagaaaacagatgatatagaaaaagaatagagcaagctagtgttaaaggtcttttttataatttattttaataaatgaaaagaaaatggatagaatacaaaaagattagaaaggtgattagattattaatttttttttaagattagaattagaatagtgagtgctaaagttagaggggcaaataaagatggaagagatgtgtattaagctgattcttgaagatggctaatgactgcttggattgagttgggcaggtcattccacaggagggaacatttaatttaaaagtccgtaaaagtgacagtgcttctttgggatggcacaatcaagtggcGTTCACTTGCAGAAATATTTTAACATGCTAACTTTTGTAATTGTGATTGCTTTGAAATACATCTGCTTTCTCTCAATGCCCACAGACTACCCTAGTCCTTACAGTTCCCAGCA
Proteins encoded in this region:
- the LOC132103175 gene encoding lysophospholipid acyltransferase 7-like, which gives rise to MSPDELVYLGILAASIPVGFLFRYLSPPVKQGAALLLGLIISITTCGLHTLHSLCTVLGTWLIIKTNWRSAPALSLGWTFLYLLFFRLVTWFGLPQPTPFANAIQLLLTLKMVSLANEIQSYHLEKKKEVSAFTKSRVVGGLSHEPSLYDIISYSYCYVGIMTGPFFRYQTYADWLHQSNSLSLPGKEPCLQRLKMVPVYGALFIAVNSVFPLSYVRTDEFLEHNYFYRLFYMVAIFFVFRMRFYSAWCGAEAGCISAGLGCYPHGALSKPGGGPTVKYSPDPNTAVEYDFKTIQNIDCYNTDFCVKVRHGMRYWNMTVQWWLHNYIYPNTPFRAYALRAGWTMLISAYWHGLHAGYYLSFLTIPLCIAAESAMEASVRARLGPMGQNIFDWIHWFLKMRAYDYMCMGFVLLKASDTINYWSSIYFIIHIIAVICIGVGQMMKGGKKRERRERGEGEKEDVVREKAE